In Molothrus aeneus isolate 106 chromosome 4, BPBGC_Maene_1.0, whole genome shotgun sequence, the following are encoded in one genomic region:
- the SHISA3 gene encoding protein shisa-3 homolog gives MAGRRRALPRLLLRCLLLGLLGGGGGGQPGGGEYCHGWVDGQGGYHEGFQCPEGFDTAAATICCGSCALRYCCAAAEARLEQGGCTNDREPSEPGVTAQPIYVPFLIVGSIFIAFIIVGSLVAVYCCTCLRPKQPSQPIRFSLRSYQTETLPMILASTSFRTPSRQSSTATSSSSTSSSVRRFSFPRAEPGCLVPSSPPPYTSGCFQTAHTVHLTQPSGFLVSPPYFGYPLQPEPALVGKSCSDFTQS, from the exons atggcggggcggcggcgggcgctgccgcggctGCTGCTGCGCTgcctcctgctggggctgctgggcgGCGGTGGCGGGGGCCAGCCCGGCGGCGGCGAGTACTGCCACGGCTGGGTGGACGGGCAGGGGGGCTACCACGAGGGCTTCCAGTGCCCCGAGGGCTTCGACACGGCGGCCGCCACCATCTGCTGCGGCTCCTGCGCCCTGCGCTACTGCTGCGCCGCCGCCGAGGCTCGCCTGGAGCAGGGCGGCTGCACCAACGACCGGGAACCCTCGGAGCCCGGAGTCACCGCCC aACCAATCTACGTTCCATTCCTCATTGTTGGATCAATATTTATTGCCTTCATTATCGTGGGCTCGCTGGTAGCAGTTTATTGTTGCACATGTTTAAGACCTAAACAGCCGTCACAGCCCATCCGATTTTCTCTGCGGAGCTATCAGACCGAGACTCTTCCCATGATCTTGGCCTCCACAAGCTTCAGGACCCCATCCAGGCAGTCCAGCACCGCGACCAGTTCCAGTTCGACCAGCAGCTCGGTTCGCAGGTTCTCCTTCCCccgggcagagccaggctgccttGTGCCGTCCTCACCTCCACCCTACACATCTGGCTGCTTCCAGACAGCCCACACAGTCCACCTGACCCAGCCATCGGGATTTCTGGTGTCTCCGCCATACTTTGGGTATCCTCTCcagccagagcctgccctggttgggaagagctgctctgatTTTACTCAGAGCTGA